Genomic segment of Mucilaginibacter sabulilitoris:
ACAACAATTTATTGACGTACTAGGACATAAAAGTGAACGCTGGGTGGAACTAGGCGAAAATGGAGTAAAATATTATTCGCCAGACCACCCATTTGATGTAGCAGCAGCACTTGCCACGATGCCCAATATTACTCGCAATCGCGAGGAGTTAATCCGTTACCTGGAGAACGGGCAGCTGATTCCTACCCATTGGAAGCAAGACGGCCATTTTCAAAATATCTATGTCCAGGCTGACCCGGGAAACGGCATGATTAAAATATATAATTCACGCCAAAGGCCCATTACAGCAGAACAATTAAACCGCATCGCGTCGCAACTACATGTGAAGAAGCCACAGATTGTGATGCAAGCAGCACGCAAGGTTATTAAGAACGGGCAAAACGTAACTTAAAAATTTCAAGATCATGGAAAAGGCAATAAATTATTACGAATTGAAGCAGGAACTGACTACTGCAGGATTTCAGAATCCCAATGTAATCGATGATCTCCGTAAAGCCGTATTCAAGGAAAGAGATAATCAGCAATTGATTACTTGTGTCAATGATGTGGGATTCGATGTTGACCTCATGCGGGACGCACATGGCAGGCTAAGCTTTATTGGATATTCTGCCAGTCTTGGGACTGGTAATGTCAACTGGCAATTGCAGTCTTTTCAGCCGGATGTCTCTGTGACAGATGCTATGCTGCTATTGCGGGCCAGGGCAAGTCAAAGTCAAAGTCATGAAGATCTTTCTTTTATACCAATAGGAAAGTTAGAAACACAAAAACAAATCCATTTACTAAAATCAAATTTTATGAACACGCAAAATTTAGAATTTCTGAAAAAAAGCTTGCTGAACCTTGGGTTTGGCGATAAGCTTAATGACCAACTGGAAAAACAAATTAATCAAAAGACGCCGGACTTTATATTGGACGCGCGGCATGAATTTAACCAGAAAGCTGTGGATTACCAGCTGCACTTCAAGGCGGGCGAAAGCGACGGTATGTATTTCTTCAATAAGTTCGATGCTAAACTGAATAATGGCAAGGATAACGAAGTTAACCAAACCTTCTACATTAATAAAGGCAATGGTATTACTGCCAAAGAGGCATTTAACCTGATGGAGGGCCGGGCAGTCTACAAACAACTTTATAACAAGGACAGTGAGCCTTATAAAGCCTGGCTGCAGCTTGACCCCGATAATCTTAGCCAAAACGGTAATAAAGAGATCAAACGATTTAACGACAATTACGGCTTTGACCTGGAGGAAGTATTAACGGGTAAAGGAATTAAAGAGATGGAAAATGCCGAGAGCAAAGAAAATCTGCTTCGGTCCATAAGAAAAGGCAATCCGCAACAGATTACCGTTACCCGCGGTAAAGGAGAAGTCAAATACTTTGTTACTGCAAGTCCGCAATTTAAAACTGTTGACCTATATGATCACCAGATGAAGAAGATCAAACGCGAGGAGCTCCTAAAACCCGAACAAAAACCGGCCAATAGTCAAAAAAAAGACCAGCAGCAGAAGGAGGAGCTGCCCGAAAAAAAGCAACAATCGAGAAAACGTAAAATGACAGTTTAGATTGCATTAAAATTCAAGAGCCGAAAGGCTCTTTGAATTTTAAAGTGGTTTCAAGTTCACGTTCATCAATTGTTGCTAAATTACCATGATAAAGCCACAAAATTCCAAACTTCCGGTCAAACCTCTGGGGGTTAAAAATTTACTGTTAGTAAATTATTCAGATGTTGTCACAAGCAGTAGCCGACCAAGCCGGTGAACAAAAGGGCCTTATGTTTGATAATAAATAGTTATCCGTTGTTGATTTGTAATATAGAAATGTTTTACGATACAAAAAGGGCTACAATGACGACCTTATACGAGCAATTAGTAAAAAGTTTAATCGGTAGCGCAAATCAATGTTACATTTGAAGTTAGATATCAAATTGATTAATCCTGAAGTTAAATCTATAGTGTCATAGCGGCAATAATTTCCTTAATTGCATTTTGCGAATCATCTAAATTCCAATAATCAGTGTGACCACCGGGAAAAAACCATGGTGATTTTCTTTTGATAACAATGTCTTTAATCCCATTTCTGAATTTCCTTTGCATGGGGCCCCCAACATAATCACAAGAATAATAGATGTTGGTCCAGCGCGTGACCGCGAATAATGCACCGTGATTAAGCAGTTTGATCGTGCGCTTTTGACCTTCAATTTCAAAAGGCGGCCAGCATTTGTAGAGCATCGACTGGTCCTTTTCATCCTTGGCGGGCGGGCATACTGGCATTTCGCGCTGCCGGATCAGGTTCTCAAAGCTTTCGTTGGTGACCATAAAATAATCGGCTGCGTTGATCGCAGCACCAAGCGTGACAAAATCCGATATCAGCCATGGATTGCCATTGGCTTTCTGTTCGTCCCAGGCCGCAAATTGCAACGCCCGGAATTCGTCCAGGTTATGCTCGTCCACTTGGAATTTATCAAGCTGCTCCAGGAATGGCTGTTTGACCAACAGATGTGGTTTATAGATCGTATTGTATTCCGTCCACAGCAGGCGCATCAGGTCATAAGCCACCACCGTGCCAAGGCTATGCGCCACCACGATGATCCGGTCTACTTTTTCCGTTGACATGATGGTATGTAATTTCTGCAGGAATAAAATACCCTGCTGCCGGATACGGCTGCGCTCGCCAATATTATCAGGCTCCGGTGTAAAATAGCGTGCAGCATCGCCCGCGGAATTCAGGAAGACGCTTTTGGCAAAGGAACCGACTGCCGATAACAGAAACGGAAAGACAAACAAAGTGATCACTGGTGCCAAGATCCTTTTGAGCGTTGAAAGGTTATCTTTACTGGAGAGTACAATCACGACGGCCATGACGGCCGCGAATAAGATCCAGATTGTCCACCAAAGCTTTTGTAACCGGGGAGGTACCTTTTTTACGGGTGTAAATACCAGCCGCATGATCCAGGTCCACATCTCGCTGAATTTGGTATCCCGCATATTATGCGCCCAGTAAAATTCGTAAAAGTCCGTGATTGGCCGCTTGCGTGTACTGTCCATGCTCAGCCGCACTGTCTCATAAATGTCGCCGATGCTATCCGGCTTGCTTCGGACCGTCGAGCGTTTCTCATCTGGATCAGTCTGCTCCAACACCGCTTTGACACCCCGGACAAAACTACGTAAGGTTTCCATCGGGCGCTGTTCGCCCATGCCGTGGATCACAACCACCGCCTGCCTTTTAATTTCCTGTTGTAAAGCCATATTGTTTCTTTTAAAAGCCAGGTTCAGGTTCCACCAGCTCCGCCATTTCGCCATTGGTTTCCAGCAGTAATATAACTAGGTGTGACACCACGCCTACAAATAATTTGGCGAATTTGGTTTCCAGCCCCTTAAAGTCAGCGTCCTTGCCATGCCCCGTACCATAGCTGTTGCGTAGTTCGGCCACCCCCTGTACGATATTATTGATCCCGCTGAGGATGGTTAAGATCGCCGTTTCCGCCCTTTGTGCATCCTGGGCATGTTTCGGTTTAAAATCAAGGGTTCGTGTCGTCGTCCGCAATAATTGTGGCAGCGTCCAGTCCTTATCAATAGCGATGCCTTTTTGTTTCAGGATAGACTTGCAGGTAGTTTCCAACAGCTCCTTCGCCGTGCCGATGGCCGTTTCGGTATCCTTCAAAACCGCATCGTGCATGGTGTTGATCTTACCTTCGACATATTCGGTATTCAGATATTTCTTAATGTTTTGTTTGGTGGCCACGGCAATATAGCTGCCCGCACCCAGAGGGCGGATCTCGAAGACCGGCTTTCCGGAAATGTCCCCTGTTTGGACCACCTGGAAACCATCCGCAGCCAAGTGTTTGTTATAAATTCTGACCAGTGATCGCACTTCTTCCTCATCGCTCCTTGTGCGGGGGTGAAGGCTGAGCGCTAAGAATTTACCGTAAAGCTCGTCGTCGCAATGCAGAATATTGATCCGGGGATCACCCAGGTACCAATCCTCCGGCCAGTCATTATTATTGACCATATGCTGGTAAATGTCCCCATACGCGTCGCTGTACCTCGAATCTCTCGAAGGTAATTTTTTCAGGTCGAATAGCCGCGCCAGGAAGTCCGGCTCCGTAAGGCGGCCATGGTACCATAACCTGCCGATGGTTGTTTCATCTGCTATGCTTTGACGGCTGACGTCCGTGATCGTGTTCATGCTATAAAAATAGTTTGCTTAATGTATATCATAATCGAATACAACATCTTTTAGTTCCGGGTTCATGGCCAGTTCATCTCCTTTTTTTGTCGTTCTGCCTTTTTCGCTGATGAGGTGCAAATTGGTCTTGGCCCTTGAGCAGATCACATACATCAGTTTTTTGGAAGCTTCATTCGCGTTCCCGGAAAATATCTCGTTCCAGTGCGGAATATAGCCGTTTAGAAGCCCGTAAGCGATCACAGTCTCGAATTCCTCACCTTTAACGCCCACGCAGGTGTTGATGATGACCCCGCTCATTTCCCGGTAGAAGCTTTTGAATGAAAGGATATCGCTGGGTATGCTGAAAACGGGATCGCTCAAGCGCTTTTCGATGTGTGCAAAAAATAATTTCCTGTTTTCCACCAAAGAAGGATGTAACGAATAGTCGATCTTCACCTCCACCAGAAACTGATCGAAACAGTCATGCAAATAAGGCATGCCTTCTGTCTCGACCGATTTAATGCTATTGATCAACCGCAGCAGTGATTTTGGATGCTGAAACTGCTCCTCAAAATTGGCTTTCGTCTGGCTGCTAAAATCATTAATGAGCTCTTCAGCCCATTTATAGCGCAAGGCATAGATTCTCGGATTAGGCCCAGTTAAAAACAACCTTGACAACTTGTACCAGATATTATCCCTGTTCCTGGCCATAGGCGCCAATCCCGACGCGTCAAAATTAACACCCGGCAGGATTGCCCTCAGTTTTTTTGAAACTGAAGTGATCAACCACCATTGTGGCACGAGCACACAGATTTCACCTTCAGGAATACCCTTGTCAAGGCTAATGCGGATCAACCTAGCAATTTCTTCAACGATCCCACCGTGGTGCACCACATTATTAAATGTGATCATCCCTTTCTGTTTTGCGTTTTGGCCCACCGCTTCGATCTTTATCTTTTGGGTCTGGAAATGAGAATAAAAATCAATTACCCGCTGGCAAGTGCGATAGTTGCCCGTCAGCGTGAGGGGCGTTATCGGCAAGCCGCCGATCTCCGATTTAATTTCAGCGATATTTTTAGCCACTCCACCCAACGAGGCATAAATAGCCTGGTCGGTATCACCGACCAGAAACAGGGATGTTTTCGTTTTGCCAGTCTTTACGATCTGGCAAATAATGGCATACATCAGATCCTGTGTATCCTGGTATTCATCTACGCAGATCAGTTTAAACAGGTTGGACAGGGTCTGCGGGATCTTAGGAAGACTAATCAATATCCGGTAGGCATATAACAGCAGTAATTCAAAATCGATCAGTTTCTTCTTTTTTAGTACCGCGTGGTATTCTTTTAACAGTTCCCTTTGGATCGACTTAGGTTCTGCAAAGCTCCCGTCCCGGTTGAACCGGAAATTGACGGGATCGATGGCTTTTAATTTATGCTTTACCTTTAAAGTATCGATCAGATCGGCACAAAAGGTTTCGTCGGCGATGGTGTAGCCATTCATTAATTCGGGCAGGTAACACGAATAAGGGCGAATGATCCATTCAAGGCAAAATGAATGTAGGGTTCCCGACCATATTTGATCGCTGTTGATACCCATCGCATTCAGCCTCCGGAAAATCTCCTCTGATGCCCGGACGGTAAACGTTAATGCCATCACCTTCTTTTTACTTCCCTCCGCCATCATACTTAGTTCATGCGCCAGTTTATGAATGATCACGCGAGTTTTTCCGCTGCCGGGGCATGCCGTTAATAGTACATGGCCGTCTTGCTGAACCGCTATTTTCTGCTCTTTATTCAGTTTGGCCAGGATCATATCATTGCTAAGAATTGCGTTAACTGATCTTCCGGAAAAACCTTACAAAAATCGTCAACCAATTCTTGGTTCTCCTTATCCCTGGTGACAAAACTCATGGCCGCACTATAGTCACTACTTTTTGCATGGCCCTTAAAAGATTTTAACCGGTGCCGCACGGCTTTCGCCCTGGAAGCGGGGTTGAGGTGAGCCGAGCTAAAGGCGATGGCCTCTAAGATATAGTCCGGGATATAAGTGTTGTAAACCAACTGTTCTGCCGCCAGCAATGCAAGCCAGCCTTTCCCAAATTTTTCCGCCAACCGCAGCACTTCCGATCCCGCTACGGCCACGTCATCATCTTCCAGTCTCGCCTTGGATGTTGCAATGTTGCCGGGCGTTTTATATATTTTGGGCAAGCAACTTACATATTCATGGCTATTGGCATTCATCAATAGATCGACCTCAAAAGTATAGGTGGCATAATAGGGCTTTAAATATTTATTGCCTTTGCAAAAAGCATCCAAGTCTGTTTTCCGTTCCGCGCCGGATTTTTGGGAAGCGCGGCATTTTTTCTCTTCATCGCTATCCTCATCCGGATCATCGGCCAAGGGCACAATAGATAGATCGCTATCGGTCACGATCGCGCAATTTTTCTGGATCCTGTCGGTATGAAATAGTCGCGCTACGTTTTTGAACCCGGTGCTGCCAATATTAACCAAACTTAAACCGATCTCGTCCAAACTTAAGCCAAATACTTTTTGGAACATCTCTGGTATCAGTATTTGCTCGGCATCGCCTTCCACCAGCAGGATGCCCTTTGCAAAAAGCAGCGTGCTTCTTACCGCATCCAGGTACCGCTCTATCCTTCCGATCTCGATATCCGTTAAGTTATTGGACGGATGGAAGACAGCGGCCTGCTGTTTGCCACGGCAGAGGATATTGACCCGGCTGATTTTGCTGACCGATGAGATATGGGTGGAATGAGTGGAGATGAGTATTTGCGTTTGGTTGGTGCCCAGGTTATTAAAAAGTGTTTTCTGGATATGCGTGTGGATATGCGCCTCAGGCTCCTCTATTAACAGAAAGTTTGCGATCTTGTCCGCTTTTACGTTTTCGTATTCTAATAATTTCAGGGACAAATAGATCAGGTTGGCGCCTCCGAGGCTGAGTTCCCATAAACGACCCTCATAGCCTTCGTCATCGGGGTCGCCCACCCATAATTTTAACGATTGGAAAAGCTTTTCCATTTCGTTCGGCAATTCTGATTTCAGGTTAATATTAGGTGCATAGGTTGTGCCGACCGTTTCTTTTAAGGACCTATCGATTCCTTTTTTTACTTTTTTTACCTCATCCAGGGAACTTATCTGCTCGTTCAGACTATCGATACTGTCAATGATCTCCTGCTGTTTCGCGACCGCAACCGTTCTTTCCTTGCCTCGGAGCAAGTTGATCAGCGGGTTATTGGCATATGATTTCAGGTCGCTTTCCACGTCGCGCAGGGCTTTGATGAAGGTACAGGATACCTCGTTATGAATATTGATCTCTTTAGGCAGCCAGGTGCCGAAGATCAATTCTTCTTTTTGATCCGGATCTGGAAATTCAATGGTCTCAAAGTCGCCGATATATTGCTTATAGGTGGCTTCATCACAAAAATCGGCAGATCCACGACTGAGATATACCGTTTCATAGTTGTCGAGCGATATTTTGTCGAGCAATAGCTTCAGGCCGGCCGCATCCTTAGCGAGAGTCTGCGAATAGTCAAAGAGTTCCTTCCGGAACTGGTATTTTGGCCGAAAATAGACGGCATAACTGCCTTTTGTATTGGTATCCATATGCCCGCTGGATTGTACAGCGAGCGCCTGCGCCTCCTCACTGGCATCAAGCTCGTCGAATACTATAGAGATGATAATCCAATGGCCTGCCCAATTGGAACCCAGCGAGCGGTTGAAATCCGTGCTATTAAAACGGATATAACGCGGCAACGTGTCATCTATCAGAATCCTTATTGCAAAAAATAAATTGGTTTTACCCGACCCGTTCTCTCCGATAATTGTATTGATCCCATCGTTAAATTTGAATCGGGCACATTTGAAGTTTCTAAAATTTCGAATAGAGAGGGAGGAGATATACATAACTGATTATAGGTTTAGAGTACAAATTGGTCAGCGAAGTTGATATATCGCTTGTTAATTTATAAAAATAATATTTAATTTCCAACTACTTCAATTCCGCCTTGAAATCAGCAGTATTTTGACAACATACGTGAGTTCTGAAATATTGCAATATATTTTTGATAATCAGAGCTCTATCAATAAATGGAGTATAAATATCTATATTTGGATGTAAACTTTATCCGATTCACTGCCAGTCTGCTAGTTGGCAATTATTTGTTCAAATGAAAACTCTACATCTGCCCGCTGTTATTAAAGAAAAAAAGTTTGGAAAGAATATAATCATTCAACACTTGGCGGAAAAGCTTGATATCAAATCAGAAAGCATTGAAGTATCGGACTCTCTCCTTATAGTTAATACTGATAACGGTCGCTTAGGAATTATTCAAAAAGGGAAAAGCGATACAAGCGGCGCATCAAAAGTCATTTCTACTGACACAAAACCTGCTCTTAATAACATTTATGATTCGAAACTGAGCTGGCGAAAATATCCTGGATTAAATAATGACTACGATCCAGAAGAAGTGATAGAAAGCTGGAAAGGCACATTTACATTTAAAGAAGAAGATCTTGAGCATGAAATATTCGGACTCCGAAAGCCACAGATAGCCGCCATATTCAATGTATTGTCTCATTGGCGCATTGGAGACGAAATCGGAACGGTAGTGATGCCTACTGGAACCGGTAAAACCGAAACAATGTTATCGCTACTCGTTTCAGAGCGCTGTCGTAAACTACTTGTTATTGTGCCGACAGACCCTTTGAGGGAACAGATAGCAAATAAGTTTATAACTCTTGGGCATTTACAAAACCCATTATTTAATATCGTTTCTCCTGAAGCTCAAAAACCAATTGTTGGTATCCTATGTGAAAACTTTAAAACTATTGACGAGCTTGAAGCATTTATAAATCAATGTAATGTGATTGTTTCCACTATGGACTTAATTTCGGAAGCAAAACTGGATCAAAAAAAATTATTAGCAGATAAAGCCACCCATATTTTCTTTGATGAGGCCCATCACGTTAAAGCCCCGACTTGGTTAAGTTTTAGAAATCTAGCAAAGCCGGAAAAGGTCGTACAATTTACCGCGACGCCGTTTCGAAATGATGGACAAAGTATTGATGGAGAATTTATATTTAATTACTCCCTTCGTAAAGCGCAGGAGGATGGGTATTTTAAAAGGATACACCTTATTCAAGTAAACGAATGGGACGAGAAAAAAGCCGATAAGGTAATTGCAGATCGGGCGATAGAACAATTACGGTCTGATCTTGTAAAATATGATCATATTCTAATGGCTCGGTGCAATTCACAGACAAGAGCAGATGCAATTCATAAACTATATGAACAGTACACTGACTTTAAATCAGTTGTAATCCATACTGGTAAGAGTAAAAAGGAAAGAGACGAAGCAAAAGAAGAAATCTTTAATAGAACGGCGAGAATCGTGGTATGCGTTGACATGCTTGGTGAAGGATTTGACTTACCAAATCTGAAAATCGCTGCCTTTCATGATATTAGAAAGAGTCTTCCAATCACCGTGCAATTGGCAGGTAGGTTTACGAGAACCAAATATGATGAAGAATTAGGGGATGCCAGCATTATTGTAAACTTAAAGGATTCTAACGTTACGAAAGAGCTAGAGGAGTTCTACGCGTTAGGAGCTGATTGGAATACTATCCTTCCAACGGTAAGCACATCGCGCATAAACAAAGAAGTGGATTTTGGGGAATTTTTAGACGGGTTTAAAGACCTCGATAAAAGTAAAATTCCTTTTCAGGGACTAACACCAGCATTGAGCACAGTAGTCTATAAGAACAATACCGACTCTTGGTTTCCGGGGAATTTTGAAGAAGGAATTCCGAAAGTTGATGATTTGGATTATTTATTTCCCTCTCTTAACTCCGATAAAAAAACATTAGTAATAATAACGGGTAAGAAAGCGAAGCTTGACTGGGGTGTATCTAAAGATATCTATGATATCATTTGGACATTATATGTTATTCACTGGGATACTAAAAGTAACCTCCTATTTATTAATGCGAGTGATAATGCTGGATTGTATCGTGACCTTGCAGTCGCTATCATTGGACAACAAGCAGAGATCATCAACAAAATCAATATTTTCAAAGCTTTTTATAAAATAGAACGAGTACGTCTTCAAAACGTTGGGCTAAAGGAGTTTCTAGGAAAAAACCGTTCGTTCACCATGCATACTGGTTATGACATTGAAAAAGCATTAGAAGCTGCCGATCAAAAAGGAAGTGAAAAGGCGTTTGTCGCGGGAGTTGGCTATGAGGATGGTTTGAAGGTGTCTTTGGGTTGTTCATATAAGGGCCGAATATGGTCACATCGAAAAGGCGATATTCAAGAATTGGTTGAATTTTGTACCGCTGTTGGGAAGAAGTTAATCCGAACTGACATCGACCCCAATACAATTTTAAAGGATACGTTACTATCTACTCCGCTACCCACAAGGCCGAATGTTATACCATTTGCTGTAGATTGGGATGAGGAAGTTTTTTTAGAACCTGAAACACGAATAAGTTTTGTTATTAATGATATACCTTTCTTCTTTTATGAAACTGAGCTTCTCATAATTAATCCGTCAGAAGATGGTGATCTCCTATTTGAATTGGTAAGCCCCAATTATAAACTGCGTTATAAACAGGTATTTTTCAATAATGGCAAGTTTGACGATTTTAAAATTGTCAAACTAAATCTGACAGCTCCTGACTGTAAAGTCGT
This window contains:
- a CDS encoding ATP-dependent nuclease: MYISSLSIRNFRNFKCARFKFNDGINTIIGENGSGKTNLFFAIRILIDDTLPRYIRFNSTDFNRSLGSNWAGHWIIISIVFDELDASEEAQALAVQSSGHMDTNTKGSYAVYFRPKYQFRKELFDYSQTLAKDAAGLKLLLDKISLDNYETVYLSRGSADFCDEATYKQYIGDFETIEFPDPDQKEELIFGTWLPKEINIHNEVSCTFIKALRDVESDLKSYANNPLINLLRGKERTVAVAKQQEIIDSIDSLNEQISSLDEVKKVKKGIDRSLKETVGTTYAPNINLKSELPNEMEKLFQSLKLWVGDPDDEGYEGRLWELSLGGANLIYLSLKLLEYENVKADKIANFLLIEEPEAHIHTHIQKTLFNNLGTNQTQILISTHSTHISSVSKISRVNILCRGKQQAAVFHPSNNLTDIEIGRIERYLDAVRSTLLFAKGILLVEGDAEQILIPEMFQKVFGLSLDEIGLSLVNIGSTGFKNVARLFHTDRIQKNCAIVTDSDLSIVPLADDPDEDSDEEKKCRASQKSGAERKTDLDAFCKGNKYLKPYYATYTFEVDLLMNANSHEYVSCLPKIYKTPGNIATSKARLEDDDVAVAGSEVLRLAEKFGKGWLALLAAEQLVYNTYIPDYILEAIAFSSAHLNPASRAKAVRHRLKSFKGHAKSSDYSAAMSFVTRDKENQELVDDFCKVFPEDQLTQFLAMI
- a CDS encoding ATP-dependent helicase, which translates into the protein MILAKLNKEQKIAVQQDGHVLLTACPGSGKTRVIIHKLAHELSMMAEGSKKKVMALTFTVRASEEIFRRLNAMGINSDQIWSGTLHSFCLEWIIRPYSCYLPELMNGYTIADETFCADLIDTLKVKHKLKAIDPVNFRFNRDGSFAEPKSIQRELLKEYHAVLKKKKLIDFELLLLYAYRILISLPKIPQTLSNLFKLICVDEYQDTQDLMYAIICQIVKTGKTKTSLFLVGDTDQAIYASLGGVAKNIAEIKSEIGGLPITPLTLTGNYRTCQRVIDFYSHFQTQKIKIEAVGQNAKQKGMITFNNVVHHGGIVEEIARLIRISLDKGIPEGEICVLVPQWWLITSVSKKLRAILPGVNFDASGLAPMARNRDNIWYKLSRLFLTGPNPRIYALRYKWAEELINDFSSQTKANFEEQFQHPKSLLRLINSIKSVETEGMPYLHDCFDQFLVEVKIDYSLHPSLVENRKLFFAHIEKRLSDPVFSIPSDILSFKSFYREMSGVIINTCVGVKGEEFETVIAYGLLNGYIPHWNEIFSGNANEASKKLMYVICSRAKTNLHLISEKGRTTKKGDELAMNPELKDVVFDYDIH
- a CDS encoding abortive infection family protein; the encoded protein is MNTITDVSRQSIADETTIGRLWYHGRLTEPDFLARLFDLKKLPSRDSRYSDAYGDIYQHMVNNNDWPEDWYLGDPRINILHCDDELYGKFLALSLHPRTRSDEEEVRSLVRIYNKHLAADGFQVVQTGDISGKPVFEIRPLGAGSYIAVATKQNIKKYLNTEYVEGKINTMHDAVLKDTETAIGTAKELLETTCKSILKQKGIAIDKDWTLPQLLRTTTRTLDFKPKHAQDAQRAETAILTILSGINNIVQGVAELRNSYGTGHGKDADFKGLETKFAKLFVGVVSHLVILLLETNGEMAELVEPEPGF
- a CDS encoding DEAD/DEAH box helicase gives rise to the protein MKTLHLPAVIKEKKFGKNIIIQHLAEKLDIKSESIEVSDSLLIVNTDNGRLGIIQKGKSDTSGASKVISTDTKPALNNIYDSKLSWRKYPGLNNDYDPEEVIESWKGTFTFKEEDLEHEIFGLRKPQIAAIFNVLSHWRIGDEIGTVVMPTGTGKTETMLSLLVSERCRKLLVIVPTDPLREQIANKFITLGHLQNPLFNIVSPEAQKPIVGILCENFKTIDELEAFINQCNVIVSTMDLISEAKLDQKKLLADKATHIFFDEAHHVKAPTWLSFRNLAKPEKVVQFTATPFRNDGQSIDGEFIFNYSLRKAQEDGYFKRIHLIQVNEWDEKKADKVIADRAIEQLRSDLVKYDHILMARCNSQTRADAIHKLYEQYTDFKSVVIHTGKSKKERDEAKEEIFNRTARIVVCVDMLGEGFDLPNLKIAAFHDIRKSLPITVQLAGRFTRTKYDEELGDASIIVNLKDSNVTKELEEFYALGADWNTILPTVSTSRINKEVDFGEFLDGFKDLDKSKIPFQGLTPALSTVVYKNNTDSWFPGNFEEGIPKVDDLDYLFPSLNSDKKTLVIITGKKAKLDWGVSKDIYDIIWTLYVIHWDTKSNLLFINASDNAGLYRDLAVAIIGQQAEIINKINIFKAFYKIERVRLQNVGLKEFLGKNRSFTMHTGYDIEKALEAADQKGSEKAFVAGVGYEDGLKVSLGCSYKGRIWSHRKGDIQELVEFCTAVGKKLIRTDIDPNTILKDTLLSTPLPTRPNVIPFAVDWDEEVFLEPETRISFVINDIPFFFYETELLIINPSEDGDLLFELVSPNYKLRYKQVFFNNGKFDDFKIVKLNLTAPDCKVVQGKREVLIEEFLYENPMVWWFVDGSVLIGNDYTALKQLIPGYPKEHIIGRSWDGVNLRNEAQKIDPKVTDSIQYHIIQELKNGDFDIIYDDDYSGEIADVITIKQFPEYVQIQLYHLKYAKSGSVSRRIDDLYEVCGQAMKSVNWKFKEPTEFFGHLLRREIKKRGDKSCSRIEHGDKEVLTFLWQIVKKRYPVEFEIFIIQPGLSSKTPSAEQLNLLGVTSSYLRNKADIGLTVIGSNS